One genomic segment of Microvirga ossetica includes these proteins:
- a CDS encoding dodecin — MSDHVYKVVELVGSSPNSIEDAIQTAIKRADQTLRNLRWFEVMQTRGHVENDEVQHYQVVLKAGCTLEGEGP, encoded by the coding sequence ATGTCCGATCACGTCTACAAAGTCGTTGAACTGGTGGGCTCATCGCCCAACAGCATCGAGGATGCGATCCAGACGGCGATCAAGCGGGCCGATCAGACCTTGCGCAACCTGCGCTGGTTTGAGGTGATGCAAACCCGTGGTCACGTGGAGAACGACGAGGTTCAGCATTATCAGGTCGTGCTCAAGGCCGGTTGTACGCTGGAAGGCGAAGGGCCATAG
- the queC gene encoding 7-cyano-7-deazaguanine synthase QueC: MKTLVICSGGLDSVTLAHKVAAEHTLTRLVSFDYGQRHKKELDAARACAVRLAVPHDTVDITAVGRLLTGSALTSGEPVPEGHYAEETMRITVVPNRNAIMLAIAFGGAAAGQVEAVAAAVHGGDHFIYPDCRPDFIESFETMQRHALEGIARIALYTPFVRLNKADIVREGARLGVPFADTWSSYQGGERHCGRCGTCVERREAFHLAGIEDPTPYEDPDYWIEACREHQAGQLPQA, from the coding sequence GTGAAAACCCTCGTTATCTGTTCCGGCGGATTGGACTCCGTCACGCTCGCGCACAAAGTTGCGGCTGAGCACACGCTCACGCGCCTGGTGTCCTTCGACTATGGCCAGCGCCACAAAAAGGAACTCGACGCCGCGCGGGCCTGCGCGGTTCGCCTCGCTGTGCCGCACGACACCGTCGACATTACCGCAGTCGGGCGCCTGTTAACGGGATCGGCCCTCACCAGCGGGGAGCCTGTTCCAGAGGGGCATTATGCCGAAGAGACGATGCGGATTACGGTCGTGCCGAACCGCAACGCCATCATGCTGGCGATTGCCTTCGGCGGCGCTGCTGCCGGGCAGGTCGAGGCGGTGGCGGCTGCGGTCCATGGTGGCGACCACTTCATCTACCCGGATTGTCGCCCGGACTTCATCGAGAGCTTCGAGACCATGCAGCGCCATGCGCTGGAGGGGATCGCTCGCATCGCGCTCTACACTCCCTTCGTGCGGCTGAACAAAGCCGACATCGTGCGTGAAGGAGCACGGCTGGGCGTGCCCTTTGCCGACACTTGGTCCAGCTACCAGGGTGGCGAGCGTCATTGCGGGCGCTGCGGCACCTGTGTCGAGCGGCGCGAGGCCTTTCATCTCGCCGGTATTGAGGATCCAACCCCGTATGAGGATCCGGACTACTGGATCGAGGCTTGCCGCGAGCACCAAGCCGGGCAGCTGCCTCAGGCTTAG
- the groES gene encoding co-chaperone GroES, translated as MKFRPLHDRVVVRRIEAEEKTAGGIIIPDTAKEKPQEGEIVAVGPGARDESGKVVALDVKAGDRVLFGKWSGTEVRIDGQDLLIMKESDIMGVIEQSAAAQKAA; from the coding sequence ATGAAGTTCCGTCCGCTGCACGACCGCGTCGTCGTCCGCCGCATCGAAGCCGAAGAGAAGACGGCCGGCGGCATCATCATCCCGGACACCGCCAAGGAGAAGCCGCAAGAGGGCGAAATCGTCGCCGTCGGCCCCGGCGCCCGTGACGAGAGCGGCAAGGTCGTCGCCCTCGACGTGAAGGCCGGCGACCGCGTGCTCTTCGGCAAGTGGTCCGGCACCGAGGTGCGTATCGATGGCCAGGATCTCCTGATCATGAAGGAATCCGACATCATGGGCGTGATCGAACAGTCCGCCGCGGCTCAGAAGGCAGCTTAA
- a CDS encoding DMT family transporter — protein MSPPPSAVADCPSITEVVPARPSTKSSAPARDATFAAIGVALVSTIFFAMGDVAAKVLTGTLPAIEVTWLRYLIFGLVVVPTVFVARGTRAMHTPRLRLQIIRALAVAGSAVLFILGLGYLQVAEATAINFISPIFITALSIPLLGEKVGIRRWAAAAVGFLGVMLVVQPGGSAFQLAALLPIGAALAWAVAAIATRLMSSERPEATLAWSAVIGLIALTAFVPFHWRTPTAGEVGLAVLMGACSTTGHWLIILAYRKAAASTIAPFSYVQLLFAGLLGFGVFGTVPGAMTLTGGLVIAASGLYTAHRERIRTREARLAAAGIRRS, from the coding sequence ATGAGCCCACCTCCCTCCGCCGTCGCCGACTGTCCGTCCATCACTGAGGTCGTCCCCGCGAGACCGAGCACGAAGAGCAGCGCTCCTGCCAGAGACGCAACCTTCGCCGCCATAGGCGTGGCCCTTGTATCGACCATTTTCTTCGCCATGGGCGATGTTGCCGCAAAAGTGCTGACAGGCACGCTACCCGCGATCGAAGTCACCTGGCTGCGCTACCTCATTTTCGGCCTGGTGGTCGTTCCGACGGTGTTCGTCGCACGCGGCACGAGGGCGATGCACACGCCGCGCCTGCGCCTCCAGATCATCCGGGCCCTGGCGGTCGCCGGCTCAGCTGTCCTCTTCATTCTCGGACTGGGATACCTCCAGGTGGCCGAGGCGACAGCGATCAACTTCATCTCACCGATCTTCATCACCGCCCTCTCGATTCCGCTTCTCGGCGAGAAGGTGGGCATCCGACGCTGGGCCGCCGCCGCCGTGGGCTTTCTTGGCGTGATGCTGGTCGTCCAGCCCGGCGGCTCGGCCTTCCAGCTGGCCGCCCTGCTGCCGATCGGCGCGGCGCTTGCCTGGGCCGTAGCCGCCATCGCCACCCGCCTGATGAGCTCTGAGCGGCCCGAGGCGACCCTGGCATGGTCGGCGGTGATCGGACTGATCGCCCTGACAGCCTTCGTGCCGTTCCACTGGCGCACACCCACTGCTGGAGAGGTCGGCCTGGCTGTCCTGATGGGCGCCTGCTCGACCACGGGCCACTGGCTCATCATCCTGGCCTACCGCAAGGCCGCAGCGTCTACTATCGCGCCGTTCTCCTACGTCCAGCTCCTGTTTGCCGGACTGCTGGGTTTTGGCGTCTTCGGCACCGTGCCGGGGGCTATGACCCTCACCGGCGGTCTCGTCATTGCGGCGAGCGGTCTCTACACGGCCCACCGCGAGCGCATCAGGACCCGGGAGGCAAGGCTTGCGGCTGCCGGGATCCGCCGGTCTTAA
- the groL gene encoding chaperonin GroEL (60 kDa chaperone family; promotes refolding of misfolded polypeptides especially under stressful conditions; forms two stacked rings of heptamers to form a barrel-shaped 14mer; ends can be capped by GroES; misfolded proteins enter the barrel where they are refolded when GroES binds): MAAKDVKFSTDARDRMLRGVDILANAVKVTLGPKGRNVVLEKSYGAPRITKDGVTVAKEIELADKFENMGAQMVREVASKASDVAGDGTTTATVLAQAIVREGAKAVAAGMNPMDLKRGIDLATAEAVKDIQSRAKKVASSEEIAQVGTISANGDASIGEMIAQAMQKVGNEGVITVEEAKTAETELDVVEGMQFDRGYLSPYFITNAEKMIAELEDPYILIHEKKLSSLQSLLPILEAVVQTSKPLLIVAEDIEGEALATLVVNKLRGGLKIAAVKAPGFGDRRKAMLEDIAILTAGQTISEDLGIKLENVTLDMLGRAKRIRIDKESTTIIDGAGAKDAIEARVQQIKAQIEETTSDYDREKLQERLAKLAGGVAVIRVGGSTEIEVKEKKDRVDDAMHATRAAVEEGIVPGGGTALLRAKAAVAKLTTDNPDVQAGIKIVLRALEAPLRQIAENAGVEGSTVVGKINDNTKSDTYGFNAQTEEFVDMLQAGIVDPAKVVRTALQNAASVAGLLVTTEAMVADAPKKESAPAMPGGGMGGGMGGMDF, encoded by the coding sequence ATGGCTGCCAAAGACGTAAAATTCTCCACTGATGCACGCGATCGGATGCTGCGCGGTGTCGATATTCTGGCCAACGCCGTAAAGGTCACGCTGGGCCCCAAGGGCCGCAACGTGGTGCTGGAAAAGAGCTACGGCGCTCCGCGCATCACCAAGGACGGCGTCACCGTGGCCAAGGAGATCGAGCTCGCCGACAAGTTCGAGAACATGGGCGCCCAGATGGTGCGCGAAGTGGCCTCGAAGGCGAGCGATGTGGCTGGTGACGGCACCACCACCGCGACCGTTCTGGCCCAGGCCATCGTCCGCGAGGGCGCCAAGGCGGTTGCCGCCGGCATGAACCCGATGGACCTCAAGCGCGGCATCGATCTTGCCACCGCCGAGGCGGTGAAGGACATCCAGTCCCGCGCCAAGAAGGTGGCTTCATCTGAGGAGATCGCTCAGGTCGGCACCATCTCGGCCAATGGTGATGCCTCCATCGGCGAGATGATCGCCCAGGCGATGCAGAAGGTCGGCAACGAGGGTGTCATCACCGTCGAGGAGGCCAAGACCGCCGAGACCGAGCTCGACGTGGTCGAGGGCATGCAGTTCGACCGCGGCTACCTCTCGCCGTACTTCATCACCAACGCCGAGAAGATGATTGCGGAGCTCGAGGATCCCTACATCCTCATCCACGAGAAGAAGCTCTCTTCCTTGCAGTCGCTACTGCCGATCCTCGAAGCCGTGGTGCAGACCAGCAAGCCGCTGCTGATCGTGGCGGAGGATATCGAGGGCGAGGCTCTCGCCACCCTCGTGGTCAACAAGCTGCGTGGCGGCTTGAAGATCGCTGCCGTGAAGGCTCCCGGCTTCGGCGACCGCCGCAAGGCCATGCTCGAGGACATCGCGATTCTCACCGCCGGCCAGACGATTTCTGAGGACCTCGGCATCAAGCTCGAGAATGTCACCCTCGACATGCTCGGCCGTGCCAAACGTATTCGCATCGACAAGGAGAGCACCACGATCATTGATGGCGCCGGTGCAAAGGACGCGATTGAAGCTCGTGTTCAGCAGATCAAGGCGCAGATCGAGGAGACCACCTCGGACTACGACCGTGAGAAGCTTCAGGAGCGCCTGGCCAAGCTCGCAGGCGGCGTCGCGGTGATCCGCGTCGGCGGCTCGACCGAGATCGAGGTGAAGGAGAAGAAGGACCGCGTGGACGACGCGATGCATGCCACCCGCGCTGCGGTGGAAGAGGGCATCGTTCCCGGCGGCGGCACGGCTCTGCTGCGCGCCAAGGCTGCGGTTGCGAAGCTCACGACCGACAACCCGGACGTCCAGGCCGGCATCAAGATCGTCCTGCGCGCGCTCGAGGCTCCGCTCCGTCAGATCGCCGAGAACGCCGGTGTTGAGGGATCCACAGTGGTCGGCAAGATCAACGACAACACGAAGTCCGACACCTACGGCTTCAACGCTCAGACGGAAGAGTTCGTGGACATGCTCCAGGCCGGCATCGTCGATCCGGCCAAGGTCGTCCGCACGGCTCTGCAGAACGCGGCTTCGGTCGCCGGCCTGCTGGTCACCACCGAGGCCATGGTGGCCGACGCTCCGAAGAAGGAATCCGCTCCAGCCATGCCTGGTGGTGGCATGGGCGGCGGCATGGGTGGCATGGACTTCTAG
- a CDS encoding translation initiation factor 2: MRTSTGLTCPTTPYTLQVDRKSEFVATFSKDGYASQDIMVQTRVAGSGAAGFAGNVLIGGIIGMGVDAATGSTLEHYPSPVTASLAPLAVSSKYRGRKPAAARGPVKEAAPPTS; the protein is encoded by the coding sequence ATGAGGACCTCGACTGGGCTGACCTGCCCGACGACCCCTTACACCCTGCAGGTCGATCGGAAATCAGAGTTCGTCGCGACCTTCTCGAAAGACGGCTACGCGAGCCAGGACATCATGGTCCAGACCCGAGTGGCTGGAAGCGGCGCGGCTGGCTTTGCCGGTAATGTTCTGATTGGCGGTATCATTGGGATGGGCGTCGATGCCGCAACGGGGTCGACCCTTGAACACTACCCGAGCCCGGTGACGGCAAGCCTTGCTCCACTCGCAGTGTCCTCGAAATACCGGGGACGCAAGCCCGCAGCTGCTCGTGGGCCTGTGAAGGAAGCTGCCCCACCGACCTCATGA
- the rpoD gene encoding RNA polymerase sigma factor RpoD, translated as MIRLAKQRGYVTHGELNKGLPSRDFSSEQIEDVLGQLSAMGISVVESEEVDEGQQAEAEEQEADGGNLVEASQSHPIAVRETTAKEPTERTDDPVRMYLREMGSVQLLSREGEVAIAKRIEASREAMIAGLCESPLTVQAIIIWRDELLAGKVLLRHIIDLGATYAGPDGTILPNVDGIGEDLPEEERAAEGDEAAPSEEEGEGDDMENNVSLSAMEAELKPRVLETFDSIADNYKKLRRLQVEHVEQRMQNKQLTPAQERKYKELKADIVTAVKSLSLNNNRIEALVEQLYDINKRLISHEGRLMRLAESHGVAREEFLKHYQGWELDPKWVLRVSKLGGRGWKDFVAKAKDGIHDLRENIHNLASETGLEIQEFRRIVMMVQKGEREARQAKKEMIEANLRLVIALAKKYTNRGLQFLDLIQEGNIGLMKAVDKFEYRRGYKFSTYATWWIRQAITRSIADQARTIRIPVHMIETINKIVRTSRQMLHEIGREPTPEELAEKLAMPVDRIQKVLKIAKEPISLETPIGDEEDTHLGNLIADDNAVSPDLAAIQSNLRDTTTQMLATLSPREERVLRMRFGIGLKSDHTLEEVGQQFSVTRERIRQIEAKALRKLKHPSRSRMLRSFLDI; from the coding sequence ATGATCAGGCTCGCGAAGCAGCGGGGCTATGTGACGCACGGTGAATTAAACAAAGGTTTGCCCTCCAGGGACTTCTCCTCCGAGCAGATCGAGGACGTGCTTGGCCAGCTCTCCGCAATGGGGATCAGCGTCGTCGAGTCCGAAGAGGTGGACGAGGGGCAGCAGGCAGAGGCCGAGGAGCAGGAAGCCGACGGCGGTAACCTCGTCGAGGCCTCCCAGAGCCATCCGATCGCGGTGCGTGAGACTACCGCCAAGGAGCCGACCGAGCGCACCGACGATCCGGTGCGCATGTACCTGCGCGAGATGGGCTCGGTCCAGCTTCTGTCCCGCGAGGGCGAAGTCGCGATCGCCAAGCGCATCGAGGCCAGCCGCGAGGCGATGATTGCAGGCCTGTGCGAAAGCCCGCTCACCGTTCAGGCCATCATCATCTGGCGTGACGAGCTCCTGGCCGGCAAGGTTTTGCTCCGTCACATCATTGACCTGGGGGCGACCTATGCGGGCCCGGACGGAACCATCCTCCCCAATGTCGATGGGATCGGCGAAGACCTTCCGGAGGAGGAACGAGCAGCCGAAGGCGACGAAGCGGCCCCGTCCGAGGAAGAGGGCGAGGGCGACGACATGGAGAACAACGTGTCGCTCTCGGCCATGGAGGCCGAGCTGAAGCCGCGCGTGCTCGAGACCTTCGACTCCATCGCCGACAACTACAAGAAGCTGCGCCGCCTGCAGGTCGAGCATGTGGAACAGCGCATGCAGAACAAGCAGCTGACCCCGGCCCAGGAGCGCAAGTACAAGGAGCTCAAGGCGGATATCGTCACCGCGGTGAAGTCGCTGTCGCTGAACAACAACCGCATCGAGGCCCTGGTCGAGCAGCTCTACGACATCAACAAGCGCCTCATCTCCCATGAGGGCCGCCTGATGCGCCTGGCCGAGAGCCACGGCGTCGCCCGCGAGGAGTTCCTCAAGCACTACCAGGGATGGGAACTCGATCCCAAATGGGTGCTGCGCGTCTCCAAGCTCGGCGGCAGGGGCTGGAAGGACTTCGTCGCCAAGGCGAAGGACGGCATCCACGACCTGCGCGAGAACATCCACAATCTGGCGAGCGAGACCGGCCTGGAGATCCAGGAGTTCCGCCGCATCGTCATGATGGTGCAGAAGGGCGAGCGCGAGGCGCGCCAGGCGAAGAAGGAAATGATCGAGGCGAACCTGCGCCTCGTGATCGCCCTTGCCAAGAAGTACACGAACCGCGGCCTGCAGTTCCTGGACCTGATCCAGGAGGGCAATATCGGCCTGATGAAGGCGGTCGACAAGTTCGAGTACCGGCGCGGCTACAAGTTCTCGACCTACGCCACCTGGTGGATCCGGCAGGCGATCACCCGCTCGATCGCCGACCAGGCCCGCACGATCCGCATCCCGGTGCACATGATCGAGACGATCAACAAGATCGTCCGCACCTCGCGCCAGATGCTGCACGAGATCGGCCGCGAGCCGACCCCGGAGGAGCTGGCCGAAAAGCTCGCCATGCCCGTGGACCGAATTCAGAAAGTGCTCAAGATCGCCAAGGAGCCGATCTCCCTCGAGACGCCGATTGGCGACGAGGAGGACACACATCTCGGCAATCTTATCGCGGACGACAATGCTGTCTCTCCTGACCTGGCAGCGATCCAGTCGAACCTGCGCGATACCACGACGCAAATGCTTGCCACCCTCTCGCCGCGCGAGGAGCGCGTGCTGCGCATGCGCTTCGGCATCGGGCTGAAAAGTGACCACACTCTCGAGGAGGTCGGCCAGCAGTTCTCCGTGACTCGAGAGCGCATCCGGCAGATCGAGGCGAAAGCTTTGCGTAAGCTGAAGCATCCGTCGCGCAGCCGGATGCTCCGGAGCTTCCTCGACATCTGA
- a CDS encoding TetR/AcrR family transcriptional regulator, protein MAGRVRGRKSSREKILDAAAELVSEIGSGRLTLDTVAEKAGLSKGGLLYNFPSKETLLQAMVQRLVDEVSAEREALRAQAEPGRNLEARLCTAALLKLRQDRTKGVANGMLAASAENPRLLDPVRAVIKATLETLKATSDDLDAALVGWLAIEGLNSLEMHELSPFSEEEHERVVQAVNRLLLRGVAE, encoded by the coding sequence ATGGCGGGACGGGTTCGAGGCCGAAAGAGTTCCCGTGAGAAAATTCTCGACGCGGCTGCGGAGCTGGTGAGTGAGATCGGGTCGGGACGGCTGACGCTGGACACCGTGGCCGAAAAGGCCGGTCTCAGCAAGGGTGGGCTTCTCTACAACTTTCCCAGCAAGGAAACGCTGCTTCAGGCCATGGTCCAGCGCCTCGTTGACGAGGTTTCTGCGGAGCGGGAGGCCCTTCGCGCTCAGGCCGAGCCCGGGCGCAACCTGGAAGCCCGCCTGTGCACGGCGGCGCTGCTCAAGCTGCGCCAGGACAGGACGAAGGGGGTCGCCAATGGCATGCTGGCCGCGTCGGCCGAAAACCCGCGCCTGCTTGATCCCGTGCGGGCGGTCATCAAGGCGACCCTGGAGACCCTGAAAGCCACGTCGGATGATCTGGACGCGGCGCTGGTGGGCTGGCTGGCCATTGAGGGCCTGAACAGCCTCGAGATGCATGAGCTGAGCCCATTTTCGGAGGAGGAGCACGAGCGGGTCGTCCAGGCGGTCAACCGCCTGTTACTCAGAGGAGTCGCTGAGTAG
- a CDS encoding Thoeris anti-defense Tad2 family protein: MIARAPDANSPKPSDPSHQETFNNPPRAPRLPPSTWPTRPWRASASGDCWEGDRISQTGQVAEVLPYIIMKTADDKILMGWLASQTDTLAEDWIEIEAPEHRRSYWDICAIIKAQKPRPPMRPIHLNRRSVDLSGRRTFGPTTWS, encoded by the coding sequence ATCATTGCCAGAGCGCCCGACGCGAACTCTCCCAAGCCATCCGATCCGTCGCATCAGGAAACTTTCAACAATCCGCCCAGAGCGCCAAGACTGCCGCCCAGCACGTGGCCGACAAGGCCATGGAGAGCGAGCGCATCAGGCGACTGCTGGGAAGGCGATAGGATTTCTCAGACCGGCCAGGTAGCTGAGGTCTTGCCGTACATCATCATGAAGACGGCAGACGACAAGATCCTCATGGGCTGGCTCGCCTCCCAGACAGACACGCTCGCTGAGGATTGGATTGAGATCGAAGCTCCCGAGCACCGCCGTTCCTACTGGGATATCTGCGCGATCATCAAAGCGCAGAAGCCGAGGCCGCCAATGAGGCCAATCCATCTGAATAGGCGGTCCGTGGACCTGTCAGGCCGAAGGACCTTTGGGCCCACAACGTGGTCCTGA
- a CDS encoding VUT family protein, with the protein MTPDRRRRIEGIAFLVGFTACIPAANWLVGHVGTVCVPDGPCLIPIAPGLAAPSGVLVVGLALVLRDLVQRRLGRYWALAAIGVGAILSAVLAPPSLILASTAAFLLSELADLSVYTPLQRRGLILAVVASSVVGLIIDSAVFLFLAFGSLEFLLPQILGKVWMVLVSIPVMAWLREHDARVGMPVRT; encoded by the coding sequence ATGACGCCTGATCGACGGCGCCGGATTGAGGGGATCGCGTTTCTCGTGGGCTTTACGGCCTGCATTCCAGCTGCCAACTGGCTCGTCGGCCATGTCGGAACGGTCTGCGTTCCGGACGGCCCATGTCTCATCCCTATAGCCCCTGGCCTTGCAGCCCCGAGTGGCGTGCTCGTGGTTGGCCTAGCCCTCGTGCTGCGCGACCTCGTGCAGCGGCGTTTGGGGCGGTACTGGGCGCTGGCTGCCATCGGTGTTGGTGCAATCCTCTCAGCTGTTCTTGCGCCTCCGTCCCTTATTCTCGCATCGACAGCGGCGTTTCTGTTGTCCGAACTGGCGGATTTGAGCGTCTACACGCCGTTGCAGCGGCGGGGCCTCATCCTGGCAGTGGTCGCGAGCAGTGTCGTGGGGCTGATCATCGACAGTGCCGTCTTCCTGTTCTTGGCGTTCGGCAGCCTCGAGTTCCTGCTGCCACAGATCCTCGGCAAAGTCTGGATGGTGCTGGTGAGCATCCCGGTGATGGCTTGGCTGCGCGAGCACGACGCACGGGTCGGCATGCCCGTGCGGACCTGA
- a CDS encoding ISNCY family transposase, translated as MTVIGMSRPEIDRVHILRDVVAERITVREAAQLLRITRRQVFRLLKAYQTGGPTALVSRRRGKPSNRSYPAALRTEVLALITANYADFGPTLACEKLAERHGIDLGVETIRRWMIAAGLWQERRQKLKGVHQPRYRRDCVGELVQIDGSEHYWFEDRGPPCTLLVYIDDATSRLMHLKFVETESTFDYFRSTREYLEAYGKPVAFYSDKHAVFRVNGKGAVGGDGMTQFGRALHQLNIDIICANSPQAKGRVERANGTLQDRLVKEMRLAGISTLEAGNAFLPAFMADFNRRFAKAPYSDKDLHRPLSEDDELDDVFAWREERTVSRNLTLQYDQVLFILEPNAITLSLARQRVTVYDYPDGRFAIKHKGLELPYRPFDRRQQVDQAAVVENKRLGPVLAYIAERQKELDMSRSNSAPRRRGQGKSLFKVG; from the coding sequence ATGACGGTGATCGGGATGAGCCGGCCGGAGATCGATCGGGTTCACATTCTGCGGGACGTCGTGGCGGAGCGAATTACGGTGCGCGAAGCTGCCCAACTGCTGCGGATCACACGGCGCCAAGTGTTCCGATTACTCAAGGCCTATCAGACCGGTGGTCCCACGGCCTTGGTGTCGCGCCGGCGCGGCAAGCCCAGCAACCGCTCCTACCCGGCGGCGCTGCGGACCGAGGTGCTGGCGCTGATCACAGCCAACTATGCCGATTTCGGCCCGACGCTCGCCTGCGAGAAGCTCGCCGAGCGGCACGGCATCGATCTGGGTGTCGAGACGATCCGGCGCTGGATGATCGCGGCGGGTCTCTGGCAGGAGCGCCGGCAGAAGCTCAAAGGGGTGCACCAGCCGCGCTATCGGCGCGACTGCGTCGGCGAACTCGTCCAGATCGACGGCTCCGAGCACTACTGGTTCGAGGATCGCGGCCCACCCTGCACGCTTCTGGTCTACATTGACGATGCCACCAGCCGGCTGATGCACCTGAAGTTCGTCGAGACCGAGTCGACCTTTGATTATTTCCGATCGACCCGGGAGTACCTGGAGGCCTACGGCAAGCCGGTGGCGTTCTACTCCGACAAGCATGCCGTCTTCCGCGTCAACGGCAAAGGAGCGGTGGGCGGTGACGGCATGACCCAGTTCGGGCGAGCCCTGCATCAGCTCAACATCGACATCATCTGCGCCAACTCGCCCCAAGCCAAAGGCCGCGTCGAGCGCGCCAACGGCACCTTGCAGGACCGCCTGGTCAAGGAGATGCGACTGGCTGGGATCTCGACCCTTGAGGCGGGCAATGCCTTCCTGCCGGCATTCATGGCGGACTTCAACCGCCGCTTTGCCAAGGCGCCCTACAGCGACAAGGACCTGCATCGCCCGCTCAGCGAGGACGATGAGCTGGATGACGTGTTCGCCTGGCGGGAGGAGCGGACGGTCTCGCGCAATCTGACCCTGCAGTACGACCAGGTGCTGTTCATTCTCGAGCCGAACGCGATCACGCTGTCCCTCGCCCGCCAGCGGGTGACCGTCTACGACTATCCGGATGGGCGCTTTGCCATCAAGCACAAGGGCCTGGAGCTGCCCTACAGGCCCTTTGACCGACGCCAGCAGGTGGATCAGGCGGCGGTCGTCGAGAACAAGCGGCTGGGTCCGGTTCTGGCCTACATTGCCGAGCGGCAGAAGGAGCTCGACATGAGCCGGAGCAACAGCGCCCCGCGGCGGCGCGGCCAAGGCAAGAGCCTGTTCAAGGTGGGTTGA
- a CDS encoding tudor domain-containing protein, which produces MKNSVKLGLIAMGLIAGISSTHAQSKGDWVLANYKGGGYWYPGVIQAVSGGNITVSYDDGDRETLSVSAVRPYNWAIGGRVECNYKGAGKWYPGKIASLGGETISINYDDGDRETTKTGRCRSQ; this is translated from the coding sequence ATGAAGAATTCCGTTAAGCTCGGGCTCATTGCCATGGGCCTCATTGCTGGCATCAGTTCAACTCACGCACAGTCAAAGGGCGATTGGGTTTTGGCCAACTACAAAGGTGGTGGCTACTGGTATCCCGGCGTTATCCAAGCTGTGTCTGGTGGAAATATCACCGTGTCATACGATGACGGCGATCGGGAGACCCTCTCTGTTAGCGCTGTAAGGCCATACAACTGGGCTATCGGCGGCCGTGTCGAGTGCAACTACAAGGGTGCCGGAAAGTGGTATCCTGGAAAGATCGCGTCATTAGGTGGTGAGACCATCAGTATCAACTATGATGACGGTGACCGTGAGACAACCAAGACCGGTCGTTGCCGCTCTCAATGA
- a CDS encoding Crp/Fnr family transcriptional regulator, protein MKPDIYALAPAPKVDHRTNRLLAALDSDDFAALEPHLHGVSLQQDQVLYEAGDPLRHAFFPHDTVVSLVAVLKDGRSAEMAVYGREGALGLVSSMTALQSFGRYIVQADGTASRIELERLQEVIGTRPKVRQLVLNFAEAMMARVLQNVACNAVHSVEARCCRWILSMHDRLDRDAVPLTHEFLADMLGVQRSTVSSIARALQEAGLIRQGRGVITVMDRAGLEQTSCECYGTVRRSFERLLPHTYRNNPTPDLRQPRRGS, encoded by the coding sequence ATGAAACCCGATATCTACGCCCTTGCTCCAGCTCCGAAGGTCGATCACCGTACCAACCGGCTCCTGGCGGCTTTAGATTCCGATGACTTTGCGGCACTGGAGCCGCACCTGCACGGGGTCAGCCTGCAACAGGATCAGGTGTTGTACGAGGCCGGCGATCCCCTGCGCCATGCCTTCTTTCCCCATGACACGGTAGTGTCGCTGGTGGCCGTGTTGAAGGATGGCCGCTCGGCCGAGATGGCGGTCTATGGCCGGGAAGGGGCCTTGGGCCTCGTCAGTTCCATGACAGCCCTCCAGTCCTTTGGGCGCTACATCGTACAAGCTGACGGTACCGCTTCCCGAATCGAGCTGGAGCGCCTGCAGGAGGTGATCGGCACCCGTCCGAAGGTGCGCCAGCTGGTGCTGAACTTTGCCGAAGCCATGATGGCCCGCGTGCTGCAGAACGTGGCCTGCAACGCGGTCCACAGTGTCGAGGCCCGGTGTTGCCGCTGGATCTTGAGCATGCACGACCGGCTGGATCGGGACGCTGTGCCGCTCACACACGAGTTCCTGGCCGACATGTTGGGGGTGCAGCGCTCCACCGTCAGCAGCATCGCACGAGCGCTGCAGGAGGCGGGGCTGATCCGGCAGGGCCGGGGTGTGATCACGGTGATGGATCGGGCCGGCCTGGAGCAGACCTCCTGCGAGTGCTACGGCACGGTGCGCCGCAGCTTCGAGCGGCTGTTGCCTCACACCTATAGGAACAACCCAACACCTGATCTCCGCCAGCCACGTCGTGGTTCCTGA